The Schistocerca gregaria isolate iqSchGreg1 chromosome 2, iqSchGreg1.2, whole genome shotgun sequence genome contains the following window.
GAATGCTATTAGTCTGCGCCTGACCTATTCTGCCTGTGCCTATGTCAAACACTGTCCTGTTACATCAATATTACAGTTGCAACATTGCATGAATTACTGGAAGAACAATGACAATATTAATTATTATATACATGAGTAATCAAATATATTCCATTACTGAAGAAATGTTGCAAAGTAGCAATGATAAATTCAGTACAATGAATGGCTTCACGCAACATATTAGAATTTTTGTTAACAGCTGGTATGTCCTGACATCTAATATTTTTTCAGAAAATCTAAAATAATCTGTTATATTCAGTACACACTAGTTCTTTACAACTTTCCAAGATTTCCATATAGTATGACTATATAACGCAATTATTATACATTTACATCTTACCTGCAGAAGCAAGAAAAAGGTTGCTATatacatttattacacattttaaCAAAGTAAATTATGTGTGGGAAGATAAttataaacataaaaacaaaatacgCAAACTATACAAGGTTCACAACCGGCAATGTTAAGAAATATCATACTTAGAAGAAAACACAGTCCCAAATacaaaaaaaagattaaaatggttttcatttgacttatgAAGGGAAGCTTTTACTGGAACCTCTAACCCTTTCCACACAAATTTCGCTTTAAATCATGCATAATTATACTCATCAAAAGTAATAAAGCTACAGGGTTTTACTCTGAAGAGAGATGCCTTGACAGCCTGTTAAACCACTAATGTCCACAATCAATAAAATAATCACTAAATGCACAATATATCACAAGTGTTGCACTTATTTGAACAGTGATTCCTGAAATAGTAGTTCTCATAACTAAATGACCAACACACACAAACAATGTGTTGCTATGTGGCACATACAAATTCATTGAGACACTGATAAGCGAGAGTAATTGACTTTTAAATTTTTGGGTGAAAGAAATCCAACTAAATAGAACAGCATTCTGCCAGGAAGGTTTCTGTGGGTGTGAATGAAATTACAGCAGTCAAAATACAATTTTATGTGGACacctacatcagtgttacaaaataaaatttctggATGAAAGAATTTTGTGATTGCCATCATCAGCTCCCTAGTAAAGCATGTCACCTGGGTGCCAAATCCAGTGTCCCCTGATTACAGTACATTTGTCTTGTAGATATACAGGTCTGCTACCATCTGTTTCTCTAGATGCTTTCCCCACCCTGCCTCTTTATTTCTCTCCATACAGCCATTAAATGGCAATAATTACAATGACAGTCAACTGGATTTTGGCATGGTATCACTGCGAAAAATGTTTCCATTGCAACTGCTCTGCAGGAAAATTACTCAACATGATGGAATAGTAAGATAGTACGCTCGACAATAACATAATATGTAAAATCCTCATCCAGTCATTCCAatttttaagttttccatgattttacAAATACTGAAGTAGAATGAATCTTGCACTCTGCAGTGAAGAGTGCACTGTTTggaaacttcagagcagattgaaattgtgtggcAGGGACTCTAACCTAGAATCTTGCATTTCACGTCCAATGCTTTTACCAACTGAGTAATCAAGACAAAACCTATCCTTGCAGCAGAaataaaactgggataatgcatgATAGCTCAGCAGGTCAAAGAGCATTGTCTGCATAAGGTTAGGTCCCAGGATTGGAGTcctagtccagcacacaatttaatCTGTTTAAATCCTAGAGTAGTTGCAATGAGACAATGACTAATTAATTTTTTCCATGACTGTTCGACTGAACTAGCACTCCATTTGTAACAGCCTCTACATCAATTGTAATGTGACATTAAGAGCTGATACCATGAGTCAACCCCACAAAACATCAGTAACTATAAGCAGCCATAGCAAAATACATTATCCCATGTGATTCATTCCATGATCGGAACATTACAATTTATGTCCCCAGATATTGCAATCTTTATATTCAATTCCAAACAGCACATATATTTTACTAAACATCACATGGATTCCTTACCACTATCTTTCAATTATATGATGTGGCAATGAACATAATTGCCTTGAGAATGTTTACTTTTTTCAGCCTTGGATACAATATCACTTTCTCAACAAATATATATATTCTAGCTGTCTCATTCTCCAAGTCTCCATTTCAcaactttttctttaaaaatatgcATGCAAATATCTCTCTGTTTGCTGTATGAACAGAATATATTACGGCTGAAGATGTCTAACTAATATAGGTTTGCCCTACAAAACAATATAGATGGTTGTAAAAGAATAACAATTACTTTTTAATTCATAAGTGAAACACACACCTGGAGGTTTATCATCATCTTTATGATACTATATTcccattaaaattactttgtgattgacaaATTGCAGTGGTGGAGGGCAGTGTAACTGCAAAACCAAAATCAGGCAACACAGTGAGTACATgaccactcactgaaaagtaagTCACAAAGCCGTATTAATTAAGAGTACAAAAATTATCACACACTCAATAAGAATAAAAGAACACACTCACATGTCCCTTTCCCCCTGTGGTTCTTCACATACAGACAGTAATAACGAAACATCATTAATGAAGGACCGATTTTAGATCAAAGCAACACAAGCTGCCAGATAGGGTGCAAGCTGAAGAGGGCACCAGGAGCATCGCTTCTGTAAGACTTCTATACATGACACATCATAATTAGTAGCGGCCTCTTGGGGTGCCAAGCTAAGAGGGGTGCCTAAGTGCAAGATTTGTATAAAGTGTATACCACAATTAGCAGCAAAAACTGACAGGGCAAAAGTGTAGGAGAGAAAAAAGGTAAGGAGGGAGGGTGGAGGCACCAAAATATAAGTCACTCATTTGGAAAAAATGTCCTGAACCTCCCTGCATTAGTGCACTATACTACACAAGAAGACACATGCTCCTACCAAACACTGAGAAATTTTTTTTGTCTAAATTTTATACTGGATGAATTTCCACTTTCCCATCTTTTATTTTAGATATTCAAATTACATCATCAGTTTCAGGATTCTAATATGTCATCTTTAGATCCCCATGTAGTTGTTCTGATTTTTACAAATTCGCATATGTCATCCAAATCAAGGTGGCATCACCATTTCAAAAATGGTGTAATCTTTAATGACTATCATATGTGACTAAGGCATCCACTATTAATAATTCTTTACTGGTCTCTTTTAGATGGCTTGGTGGCTCAGTGGTAAAGTGCCAGACTACAGATACAAAAGTTTCAGATGCAATTCCTGGTCAGTCCtaagatttttatctgtcacttatcacttctttcatctctTAATGTTTGTTGGTGTGAAAAATGATGAGCTGCACGGTGGTTTGAAATCCATGTTAAATTGTGGGTCCATCTGTAACTGGCTGGGTGAGttaggtcagaggaaggcaatggcataccacctccaacagggcCAGGTGTAGTAAAGCACTCCGATATTCAAATAAACTTTTTTGTAgctctgctggctggctggctggttgaaACTCAATAACATACAGGTGAACCGAACCTCACTGCTATTCTTACTGACATGGAAAACATTCTTCAGTGTGTGATTCATTTATGAACATACAAATGGTCATCAAGTGTCAACATTACATAAAAATGATTTAACTATATACACTAAACTTATCAAGTGCTCATACAAACATGTTTCCAGATAAATACATATAAAACATCTGAAAGAAAATAAGTCATCATCTAcaacactaaaataaaaaataaaaagtaaatcccggttttacttttcatttcttttccttcattgcttgcttcaTAACAAACTGTTCTGTATTATGATTGTTTAATCACTACCACAGCCCCATTATACCATACTGAGAATTAATATGAAGCTCACACAATTAAAGATGGCTTGCATTGTAGCACCAGATGTAAACTTAGGAAACACAATAAACAGACACTTAAAATTCCATAAAAAGTTCTCTCCATAATTAAAAGAGCGAAGTAAATCATTTAAAACACTGAATAAACCactacactgcccatggacaataaatgaaaataatgaacaTTATAACAACTGGAATGGTTGAAGTCATTCAAACTACAGAGGTTCTGCACTTCATATGTAGAGTACAAGAGTAAATAGAGTGAAAAATGACATACTTAAAAGAAATTTCCTGGTAATGACTGTTCCACAATACTTAAAATGTAATAGTTAGCACACACATTAACAGGGGAATTAAAAATACATCTGAGTCACAttacataaattttaataaaatttacagaCACCAGAATCAAACAGGCAATGGCCCAAATAATGACAAATATTACCCAGCCTCTGCCTGAAAATGGCGAAGAAAAGTCATTTTTCACGCCCATCCCTATTACTTCCATTGTCTTCTTCCTAGCTGCCAAGACTAGGGCTGCTGGAATAAAATACTGGATGCCAGCACCAGCATACGATCCAGTGATAGCTACCAATTTTTTCAGGTCTTCAGTTGTAAACGCTACAACAAAAGGAGGAACTATAGCGAGGAGAGGGAAAACAACTTTACGAATGCACCACCTATAGTGACGGCCATCTGTCAGGAATAGTGACTTCAGATTATTGCGCAACGTTATTGCAATTATCGGGAAACTTGTGCTCAATGTAAAAACAGGGAAAAGGGCGAGGAAGTACTCTATCACTTTCATTAAAAGTCCTACATCATCAGAGTTACAGTCACCTGAGCCTCGTGGTCCAAAGTCTAATGTGTAGAGGTCATCCAGATGTTGAAACGCAAATGCACCTGTCATGGCGAGcagtaaataaaagacagttatgaGCAAATAATCCAGCGCCAAGCAACGTGTCAGTTTTGATTTGTCTGCTATTGGCGCGACTAGAGCAGGCAGTGAGTGATGGCACATAAATGAATAGACACACGCACCAAACAAACTGGGAACACCCAATAGGTCAGCAGCTGGTGGGTGGCCCTTGGGCCCTTCAACAATAAGTTTGTATGCAGCATACACAGTCATGAAGCCAAAAGCTGGAAAGAAATGAATTTCTATATCAGAAATAGAAACAATTACAAGATCACTATACAAATAGCAGTTTTACATATTCAGTCTAAAGTAAGGAATCAAAAAGGATTGGAGAAAATAAGATACTGCCAGGGATCTCAGGTCATTGGACAGCAAAAAGGAGGGCAAAGCAACAAagatttttctttctctctgtatctTTATGGTATACCAGATTTCTCCTTTTCCCAATTTACACATAATTTGTCCATTGATTCCATGAATGCCACAGCGTGCATCATGGTACCTGTTTTTAACAGATGAATACTCACTATTTTGGATTACTTCTGTTCTACACCTTTAAAGTCCCATATTACATTATTTTACTGTTCTTTGACATTACACCAGTTTGCTTTAATTCTAAATCTGAATAAACATGAGACTTTCtcaaaaatatctacatctacatttacatctacatctgtactatgCAAACCATTGTGCAGTGCAAGGCAGAGGGTACGTTCCATTGTCCAGTTactagagtttcttcctgttccaatcatgtacggagtgcaggaagaatgactgtttcaatgcctctgtgtgtgtgctgCAATTATTCTAACCTTGTCCTCATGAACCCTAAGTGAGTGAAACGTAGAaggttgtggtatattcctagagtcatcatttaaagctggttcttgaaactttgttaggagACCttttcaggatagtttacatctaccttCAAAGAGTctatcagttcagtttcttcagtacttGTGTGACTCTCTCCCATCATCAAACAGAATCACTCCACTACAGAGAACTGATTAAGAATAGGTTGAGAACCCCCCTAAATGGGACAGGTGTGCATCACACACAACAAGCTcccactcaggtagctgactgtttgTGGGTgcccacaagtttttttttttaggtaaggtGACTCTCCACTCAATccagataatgacagctgtaggaaacTCGGATGTATTGGTGTAAATCTAAAGAAGTGCCTATCACAGGTGAGagaattaaaatcctaatggttaacttTCGAAGTATTCAAAACAGAATGCTAGAGTTCCAAGTGCTCCTGAAAAGCAATGAAACTcacaaaatattaggtacaggaagctggttgaaacctgaaactgaGAGCAGTGAGagctttggggaaaatttaagtgtatatcaaaggaataggccaatgggaaatggaagtggtgtatttgttgcagtagccaagaaactcaaatccactgagatagcaCTTGAAGCTGcacatgagattgtttgggcaagactcggtACCAGAGTTGGGCATAAAACGATAAatggatccttctatcgcccaccagactcatctcctgatataACCGAAAACTCTGGGGAAAACCTCAGTTTGTGCTTaaattccccaatcatactgtaatcatcggtaaagactttaatcatccaacaatcaactgggaatattacagttttgttagtggaggGCATAATAAGACATCTAGTGAGACATTCCTAATACCttcctgaaaactacctagaacatatAGTTTGGAACCCCACTCACTGAAATATTTGGATCTAATGGCAATAACTAGACTGGGCCTCTTTAAGGATGTTCACACTGAAACAGGTATCAGCGAACAGGATTCTGTTCTGCCAACAATGATAACCGAAGTACAAAGGacaaataaaacaaacagaaatatgtctatgttcagtaaactagataaaaaatcagtaattagtgtcatatctcaacgaggaacttgaaactttcagcacaggacaggagcatgtagaggaaataGGCTCAAGTTTAAATGAATACCGGGTAGCTAAGTACCCAGCAGAGCAATTAATAAAAGGAGGGGACTGTCCAGTGTACAAACTATGAGGCTATAGTTatagagatgttgaatgaaacacatttggcagtCAAGATGGCAATATTTGAAGCCTCAGGGCCTATCGTATCAGAATACTGTCAAAcaatatttcacaaaatccaaagaaattctggtcatatgtaaaggctgctagTGGCACCAAAGTTCGTGTCTAGTCCCTAGCGAATGACACAAGAACTGAAATAGACGGTAGCAGAGCAAAAGCTGAATTGcttaattcagtttttaaatgttcctttaaaaaggcAATCAACATCAATCATGTGatacccaactcacacttttctcacatgacataaaaGCTACGGatcaagcatttgactcagtaccacacctatgcataTTGTCAAATGTTCGataatatggggtatcaagtgaaatttgcaactgtattacagactttttggtagggagggcacagcatgttatcttggatgaaaaaCTGTTGTCAGACATAGAAATaattttttgcggatgatactgataGTAGCCCCAGAATTTTTGCCAattatgcagttacctataatgaagtactgtctgcaagAATCTGCgtaaatattcattcagatcttgataGGACTTTAAAGTggcgcaaagattggcaacttgctttacctGCTCATGGATGTAAAACTgcccacttcacaaaatgaaaaatcatagcaacaagtcatttttggaatcggccaacttgtacaaataccttggtgtaacactttgtagggatataaaatggaatgatcacatgagctcagttgtggataaagcaggtggcagacttcggttaattggcagaacactgaggaagcacaatcagtctacaaaggagattgtttacaaatcacgcatgcaacccattctagaatatcactcaattttttgacacccataccaaataggattaactggGAATACTGAATGGACTGCTTCCCCTCTTCACTACAAATTGTTGCTCCCATCTGATGTGGTTCAGTTTGAGTCTGACCTAAGCAACTGCAGATAGCagtcatgtgtgtttgtgtgtgcactttccttttctgatgaaggcttggcagaaagcttaatgtgtaacactcttgacattgtgcatCTCAATGTGTCACCTCTATGGTGAGTAAGAATCTACCCTTTCCATTATTGTTTTTGTGCAGTTCAATGTTtgattgaacaatggaaactccagataggaatatcaacaatgtaggaaaagatagattgctacttaccataaagaagacacatcaagttgcagacaggcacgattaag
Protein-coding sequences here:
- the LOC126335054 gene encoding transmembrane protein 104 homolog isoform X4; the encoded protein is MPGIVSHVEDQYSTWTGLVYVFNLIVGTGALTLPAVFNRAGWLLGLTVICTLAFISFITVTFVIETMASANAIMQWKRLQQMKRALQVNESQDEDSDEDQPLVSPGVSWEKFPSQLQRYYMIQEKIEMGQMASLFFTRGGRTLFFLCFAIYLYGDLSIYGTAVAKSLADVACTYQPANYSCNMTLPVSALCWENSDITRADAYRIFLGVFICTLGPFVFFNVQKTKYLQILTSVMRWLAFGFMTVYAAYKLIVEGPKGHPPAADLLGVPSLFGACVYSFMCHHSLPALVAPIADKSKLTRCLALDYLLITVFYLLLAMTGAFAFQHLDDLYTLDFGPRGSGDCNSDDVGLLMKVIEYFLALFPVFTLSTSFPIIAITLRNNLKSLFLTDGRHYRWCIRKVVFPLLAIVPPFVVAFTTEDLKKLVAITGSYAGAGIQYFIPAALVLAARKKTMEVIGMGVKNDFSSPFSGRGWVIFVIIWAIACLILVSVNFIKIYVM
- the LOC126335054 gene encoding transmembrane protein 104 homolog isoform X3 — encoded protein: MPGIVSHVEDQYSTWTGLVYVFNLIVGTGALTLPAVFNRAGWLLGLTVICTLAFISFITVTFVIETMASANAIMQWKRLQQMKRVSQTLLALQVNESQDEDSDEDQPLVSPGVSWEKFPSQLQRYYMIQEKIEMGQMASLFFTRGGRTLFFLCFAIYLYGDLSIYGTAVAKSLADVACTYQPANYSCNMTLPVSALCWENSDITRADAYRIFLGVFICTLGPFVFFNVQKTKYLQILTSVMRWLAFGFMTVYAAYKLIVEGPKGHPPAADLLGVPSLFGACVYSFMCHHSLPALVAPIADKSKLTRCLALDYLLITVFYLLLAMTGAFAFQHLDDLYTLDFGPRGSGDCNSDDVGLLMKVIEYFLALFPVFTLSTSFPIIAITLRNNLKSLFLTDGRHYRWCIRKVVFPLLAIVPPFVVAFTTEDLKKLVAITGSYAGAGIQYFIPAALVLAARKKTMEVIGMGVKNDFSSPFSGRGWVIFVIIWAIACLILVSVNFIKIYVM
- the LOC126335054 gene encoding transmembrane protein 104 homolog isoform X2: MPGIVSHVEDQYSTWTGLVYVFNLIVGTGALTLPAVFNRAGWLLGLTVICTLAFISFITVTFVIETMASANAIMQWKRLQQMKRALQVNESQDEDSDEDQPLVSPGVSWEKFPSQLQRYYMIQEKIEMGQMASLFFTRGGRTLFFLCFAIYLYGDLSIYGTAVAKSLADVACTYQPANYSCNMTLPVSALCWENSDITRADAYRIFLGVFICTLGPFVFFNVQKTKYLQILTSVMRWLGLHYNILCLNIKCVSQWRKRAAFGFMTVYAAYKLIVEGPKGHPPAADLLGVPSLFGACVYSFMCHHSLPALVAPIADKSKLTRCLALDYLLITVFYLLLAMTGAFAFQHLDDLYTLDFGPRGSGDCNSDDVGLLMKVIEYFLALFPVFTLSTSFPIIAITLRNNLKSLFLTDGRHYRWCIRKVVFPLLAIVPPFVVAFTTEDLKKLVAITGSYAGAGIQYFIPAALVLAARKKTMEVIGMGVKNDFSSPFSGRGWVIFVIIWAIACLILVSVNFIKIYVM